In Fodinibius saliphilus, a genomic segment contains:
- a CDS encoding SDR family NAD(P)-dependent oxidoreductase: MQSQSQHSVVITGASRGIGRCIALTFAQKTDFALLLIARSVKGLEETKRQCKSAGCNLIHIISCDASDANAVAGIELPDDFPIPKVLVNNAGNFLLKKLSDTSSEEFMQQIQANLFTAVNTTNRFLDDLIANEQSLIVNICSVAATEGREESGAYSASKHGLLGYTRSLRQELMDTKVRVTAINLGQTESTSWEDSTIDRQRLIDPADVAQLIITLTNLSSRTIIEEMNIKPQHGRVPPM; encoded by the coding sequence ATGCAGAGCCAATCGCAACACTCGGTTGTAATTACTGGCGCCAGCCGGGGTATTGGTCGATGTATTGCCCTTACTTTTGCTCAAAAAACTGATTTTGCCCTTCTGCTTATTGCTCGTTCTGTTAAAGGGTTGGAAGAAACAAAACGGCAGTGTAAATCAGCCGGATGCAACCTGATACATATTATCAGTTGTGATGCCAGTGATGCCAATGCTGTGGCTGGTATTGAGCTACCGGATGATTTTCCTATCCCGAAAGTGTTGGTAAATAATGCCGGTAATTTTTTATTAAAAAAACTGAGTGACACCAGCAGTGAAGAATTTATGCAGCAGATACAAGCCAACCTATTTACTGCTGTTAATACGACCAATCGCTTCTTGGATGACCTAATTGCCAACGAACAGTCGTTAATTGTTAATATATGTTCTGTAGCAGCTACAGAAGGGCGTGAAGAAAGTGGGGCATACTCAGCTTCTAAGCATGGATTGTTGGGCTACACGCGGTCTCTCAGGCAGGAGTTGATGGATACCAAAGTAAGGGTCACGGCTATCAACCTGGGTCAAACAGAATCCACTTCTTGGGAGGACTCTACCATAGACCGGCAACGACTGATCGATCCCGCGGATGTCGCGCAACTTATCATAACGTTGACGAACCTATCTAGTCGTACGATTATTGAGGAGATGAATATCAAGCCGCAACATGGACGGGTACCGCCGATGTAA